The Salvelinus sp. IW2-2015 unplaced genomic scaffold, ASM291031v2 Un_scaffold537, whole genome shotgun sequence genomic interval tctgtggcattgtgttgtgtgacaactgaacatgttaagagtggccttttattgtccccagcacaaggtgcacctgtgYaatgatcatgctatttaatcagcttcttgatatgccacacctgtcaggtggatggattatcttgacaaagaagaaatgctcactaacagggatgtaaatacatttgctcacaaaatttgagagaaataagatttttgtgcatatggaacatttctgggatcttgaaATAcgtgaccaacactttaaatgttgcgttttatatgtTCATTCAGACAATCTTTGTGTAAGTTGAGATTTATGCTCTCCGTTGTATGTTCCAGGATCGTCGCCACCGTGAGTTTGTGGGTATCAAGCGTCAGATCATTGTGTGTATGGAGGAGCTGGACCAGTTGCCAGACACCAGCTTTGAGAGGGATGTGGTGTGTGAGGACGAGGAGGCCTTCTGTCTGTCCAGCGACAACATCACAGCTCTCCAACTGCTGCTGGGACAGGTGAGACCTGGGCATACAGCGCTTTCATGTACATTCACCATTTTCTCTAATTTTGTGTCAGAATTCTTCATTTTATTTAAAGATGTGCCATATTGAGTAAAGTGTCCCTAACCGATTtgtgttttttggtttgtttatttgcaacttattttgtacataatgttggtgCTAAGGTTTCTTATGACCGAAAGAACTTCTGGACATcgggactgcgattactcacctcgaactggcagaatcagagggcgggctgccttctgagaattcgtaggcgatcgaataaacccccacttccttccattctgctagcaaacgtgcaatctttggaaaataaaatcgatgaacTACGCCggagattaaactaccaacggtagaaactgtaatatcttatgcttcacggagtcgtgcctgaatgacgacactatcaacatacagctggctggttatacgctgtaccggcaagatagaacagcggcatctggtaagacgaggggatACTCAACacaggcccctcaggggtgcgttctcagtcccctcctgtactccctgttcactcatgactggacggccaggcacgactccaacaccatcatataagtttgccgatgacacaacagtggtaggcctgatcaacgacgagacagcctataggcaggaggtcagagacctggccgtgtggtgccagtgtaacagtataactttagtacgtcccctcgccccgacacgggcgcgaaccagggaccctctgcacacatcgacaacagtcacccacgcagctcgttacccatcgctccaacacaagccgcggcccttgcagagcaaggggaaaccctacttcaggtctcagagcaagtgagcgtaaccgattgaaatgctattagcgcgtaacCCGCTAACTACGTAgcctagccatttcacatccgttacactcaccccctttcaacctcctctctTTCCGCAGCAGACCAGattgatccgggtcacggcaccagtGTAACAGGTGGTATAATGTACTCCCATGCGTTGTTTTTCACAAAATAAATACCttcggccagtggtcccagttgagcaatcatttatttctgctgttgttaaatgggaaacagcacgttattgtgcaggacttaacagtgttgatggctgtcgatggcaaaatctgtagcatgaagacaaccTGTGTTAGCcgtggcttatgtgaccatgacatcggtgtatgctagctaacacaattattcagcaatcatatgccaaagcacatcccagaaagcccctcaatccctaacaggtacccatatacccacacatgtataaaatcagtaacgtacagcaaacttgtacacattgtaaaatagaaaacagtattcagaacgtgacctaccccttgcatcacattttcatactgggaagacctgacgttcgcgatctccccctatctgcaagcggggccaatcacaacaccccttattgtcatcagagttgaactaaccaataagaatgcttgaacatcaaatacacatttctttagaggcaagtggaaacataaccaaccctgttacattctCCCCTGCTGAATTACACTTGCATACTACAAAGAAACTAAATGAGGTRTGCAATACCTTGCAATATATATGTCACCAAATATTCCAGTGCAAAGACTATTCTCTAAAGAGAATTAGGGGAATTCAMAGACCCCGTAGGAAAACATGCCTGTTACATGTTCAGTACACTCAGTGACAATAAGAACCTCAGACAGAAAAACCTTGGCCtacatgacccctgacctctataGGGTCTCTTGAAAGTTAAAagttaaaagaagaaaaaaaaatgtggctACAGACTTGGATTCTAATCCTACACCCACACAGGTACTCTAATGAATTCTGTATGAAAAACCCTCTGTGTCTGCATAGTCTCAATGAGTCTCACTGGGCGTTTCCTAACTCGACCAGCCCCTGACCTGACAGTCCTAACAGAGTTATCATTACGTTTAACCTGTTCAACTACAACCACCATTGGTGGGTCACTGTCCACAGTCGATGGGTAGTCAAGGTCAAAGGTTCCGTGACTGTTGCTGGAGCTTGTGCCACCAGTGGCATCTTCAGAATGCCTTTCCTCAGAGGGTTCGGACATTTCTTCTCCAAAGGTTACCTCTGACATGCTTGTGCCACCAGTGGCACCCTCAGAATGTGGTGAGTTCTGAGGGTCCCTCGCCAGTGGCCCATCTTCCAGCACATCTAGGGTCTCTTTTTCAGAGGGCTCCGACTGTGTTTCCTCCGAGGTCTGTTCTGATACCCACACACTAGTCCTCTCACCGATGTCCATTTCTGGTATATCATTCATGGATgagtcctccatctcctcactcGGATCCTCACGGTCTCCCGTATTAGGTGTCTCTAAGGCAGTGTCAGGGAGAGGCAAAAAGTTTACAGGCATTATCAGATTACGGTGGACCRTTTTCTCCTGGCCAGTCGACATGTTCTGTATCTTAAAGATGTGGATGTCACTATTCTTCTCCGTAACAATATAGAGGTTGTTCTCCCAGCGATCCGCCAGCTTCCTCTTTCCACGTTCACCCTTATTCGCCAGCAGCACCCGATCACCGACCTCCACTGGAGCTCCTCTGATCTTCCTGTTGTAGAGGCCCGCATGCCTCTTCAGCTGTTTGGTTGCCGACAACTGTACAGTCTCCATGGCCTCCCTCAGGTCTCTCGTCAGGGACTTGACGTACTCATCATAGTCTACAACATTTGAGTCTTGTAGCACCGTACCAAACATCATGTCGACAGGCAGACGTGGGGTTCTCccgatccgggtcaacagcatcaatgtaacagtataaNNNNNNNNNNNNNNNNNNNNNNNNNNNNNNNNNNNNNNNNNNNNNNNNNNNNNNNNNNNNNNNNNNNNNNNNNNNNNNNNNNNNNNNNNNNNNNNNNNNNNNNNNNNNNNNNNNNNNNNNNNNNNNNNNNNNNNNNNNNNNNNNNNNNNNNNNNNNNNNNNNNNNNNNNNNNNNNNNNNNNNNNNNNNNNNNNNNNNNNNNNNNNNNNNNNNNNNNNNNNNNNNNNNNNNNNNNNNNNNNNNNNNNNNNNNNNNNNNNNNNNNNNNNNNNNNNNNNNNNNNNNNNNNNNNNNNNNNNNNNNNNNNNNNNNNNNNNNNNNNNNNNNNNNNNNNNNNNNNNNNNNNNNNNNNNNNNNNNNNNNNNNNNNNNNNNNNNNNNNNNNNNNNNNNNNNNNNNNNNNNNNNNNNNNNNNNNNNNNNNNNNNNNNNNNNNNNNNNNNNNNNNNNNNNNNNNNNNNNNNNNNNNNNNNNNNNNNNNNNNNNNNNNNNNNNNNNNNNNNNNNNNNNNNNNNNNNNNNNNNNNNNNNNNNNNNNNNNNNNNNNNNNNNNNNNNNNNNNNNNNNNNNNNNNNNNNNNNNNNNNNNNNNNNNNNNNNNNNNNNNNNNNNNNNNNNNNNNNNNNNNNNNNNNNNNNNNNNNNNNNNNNNNNNNNNNNNNNNNNNNNNNNNNNNNNNNNNNNNNNNNNNNNNNNNNNNNNNNNNNNNNNNNNNNNNNNNNNNNNNNNNNNNNNNNNNNNNNNNNNNNNNNNNNNNNNNNNNNNNNNNNNNNNNNNNNNNNNNNNNNNNNNNNNNNNNNNNNNNNNNNNNNNNNNNNNNNNNNNNNNNNNNNNNNNNNNNNNNNNNNNNNNNNNNNNNNNNNNNNNNNNNNNNNNNNNNNNNNNNNNNNNNNNNNNNNNNNNgtacatattacctcaactaaccggtgctccctcacattgactctgtaccggtacccccctgtatgtagtctcgctattgttattttactgctgctctttaattacttgttacttttatttcttattcttttccgtatttttttaaactgcattgttgtttagggggttgtaagtaagcatttcactgtaaggtctacacctgttgtattcggcgcatgtgactaataaaaatgtatattgtaaGAGCAATATCTGACTGTTTTTTGGCTTGCGTTGTTTTAGTTTAAACTTTCTCTTGGGGTGTTTTCACTCTCGTTGGGTGGTATTTGATACATCTACATAACGATCAGATAAATGTAACACAGAAGCCCATTTGTCCATCAAAACAAAACACCTGACCACACTTATTATGTTATTCTCAGCTGGAGGATCGCAAGACGGAGAACGAGCTAGTGTGTAGCTCCTACCGCACTAAGATCCAGGAGCTGTGGGAGAGGCTGCAGGTGcctcaggaggagagagatggcatgTCAGAACACATGGTCAAGTCCAGGAAGAAGAACATGGATGCTGTGAGTTTAACATACATTTAAGTTTGCAAACTTCTACATTTTTCCAGATAttctggttggaggattctggttttcctgcttattccctcctgatttcaggaatcttccaaccaggatttctggaaaactagGGAATtatgggaaagttactggaattttgcaaccctacataATTCTTGTTTGGTAGGTCTGTAAAGTGGTGGAACCTCCAGCACTACGCTATACCTATCCGGACCCTTATTACAATGTTTTAACGTTTTGCATTTGCAAGGACTGCCTTTTTAGAATGCCTATGACAAACCCTAGGTCCAAGTTTATTTACCATGTGTAATGAATACGTTGGGAAATCTTACTCACCCAAGTGAATGTTCTGAATTGAACGAATCAGTAAGTTTTGTACCCCTCCCCCAGTTACAAGCTGAGTGCCATCGTCTGGAGCAGCTGAAGATCAAGAACATGAGGAATGAGATAGAAGACATCAGGGCTGAGGTGGCTCTGTTCTGGGAGAGGTGTTACTACAGCCTGGAGCAGAGACAAGCCTTCACGCCCTACTATGGTGGTCAGTTGTTGTTTGTAAATACAGTATCGTAGTACATGTTTTGATTGGAATGTACTACTGGGTTTCTCATGAACAGTTGGTCCCTGTTACGAATGTAATGTACCGGGTGGTGTTCATTTGGTACATCATAGAGAAACGTTTTGCAAATGAAAAATATGTTGTTTATTAGACAATAGTCCAGGTAGTCCCCACCTTGTTTGTCAGTTGTCTTCCATTTTGGTGACTAATGAACATgtgaacacaaccctggttgtCCTCTACTGAGATTGATAGATAAATAACAGACCGGTACTTTTATTCTCTCAGATGACTACACTGAGGAGATGCTGAACCTACACCAGGAGGAGCTCCTGAGTCTGAAGAAGCACTACGAGAACCACAGGGAGCTGTTTGAAGGAGTAACCAGGTGGCAAGAAAGCTGGACTCTGTTCCTACAACTGGAGGTGAGGAATATGAATTCAAATCTTTAATCTCAGTTTGTTTTGTGTATATTGTGACATCACCTTCCATCACGCTGATCCCCATCCTTCACTTTTCCACTGACTCACGAGTTTCAGGTGTGTTTCTCAAGTGACTGTATTTGTCAAAACATGGTTGAATTCTCCACAGAAAAAGGCGACGGATCCTTCTAGATTTAACAACCGAGGTGGGAACCTTCTTAAAGAGGAGAAGCAGAGGGCTGACCTGCAGAAAAGCCTGCCAAAGGTGAGGCTAAGTTGTGTTTTTCAGATTGTAATGTTAATTGATTATTTCTCTACCCACAGGCTCTCTGACCTGAATAGCTGGCCTGTTTTTCTTTATGTAGCCTATATCTTTACGATTTATCTTGGTtctatatttctgtgtttttattaTGACACCTCAGGATCCATTAAAGAGGGGCACATTAACTTGAAATATGTTCTCTCATGTATTCCAGTTGGAGAAGATCCTGAAGACCCAGATAGACCTATGGGAGGAGGAGCAGTACAGAGAGTTCCTGGTTAACGGACAGCGGTTCCTCCAGTACGTTGAGGAGCAGTGGGAACTACTGCggctggagaaggagagagagaagaatgagagagtaAGATGAGACAAACGGCCCTGTTTCAATGCTTTTAGATGAGACAAACGGCCCTGTATCAATGCTTTTAGATGAGACAAACGGCCCTGTTTGGGCGCTTTTAATGTGCTTCCTTCCTCCCTTTTTGAGGCAATCACTGATCTCACTTGATTAGATAGACATTGTTGAGATTGAAATCAAAGTCTCCTCGACACAGCTTTCCCCAATCATGTCATAATAAGATCAGTGATTTATTCTAggaagagtggggggggggggtgaagggttGCGATTCAAACAGACAAATCTTAACTACGAAGGACGATTTCCAGTGTTTCCTAGTAAAGAGTGAATCTGGTTCCGATGAGAATACTGACTGTGATCTGTAAAATAAACAGCAACTGAAGAAGAACCAGCAGATCGAACAAGACATGCTATATGGTACTGCTCAACGAACCCCCTCCAAAAGACGCCTTGCAGAGACGCCTACGCCCGGCAAAGCAAGAAAGGTAAACCAGTTGATTCGACACCAATGGGGTTGTTTTTGTGATCAAATTAAAGctagtatgggggggggggggggctgtggtattatttaagatactctttgaagaggtagggtttcagatgtttccGGAAGATTGcaagggactctgctgtcctagcctcagggggaagctggttacACTTTTGGGGTGCCAAGACAGAGAAGCGCTTGGACTGGGCTGACTGGCCTCACCTAGGGGTGGGTGGGAGGGCGGGCAAAGAGACCAGAACAGATTGATCGGtttgggatgtagggtttgagaAGAGCCTGAAGGTAGTGAGGGGCAGTTCCTCCTCAACAACCATAATGTCTAGTCTGGGTTAAAAACCACAACCCGGAATGTCTAGTCTGGGTAAAAAAGGAGCAATGTGTGAATTGTCGTTTTCTCCTTTCCCCAGCTGAATGCCACTAGCAGTATCTCCAGTTCTACTCCTAACAGCACCTTACGCTCTGCCTTCGGAGGAACCATGTGCCAGTCGCCAGTCCTCAGACCACCTATGTCTGCCAGCAGGGTTAGTACACACACAGTCCCCAGTCCTGCCAGCAAGGTTAGTACACACACAGTCCCCGGTCCTGCCAGCAGGGCTAGTACACACACAGTCCCCAGTCCTGAGACCACCTACGACTGTCAGCATGGTTCGTACACACCACAGTCCCTGTCCTGCCACTTCACTGTCAAGCATGGTTAGTAACCCACATCCCCGAGTCCTAGACACTACGACTGTCAGCATGGTTCGTTACACACACCGAATCCCGGTCCTCAGACCACGACGACTGTCGCATGGTTAGTACACACACAGTCCCCGGTCTTGTCAGCTGGTTAGTACACACACCAGTCCCCAGTCCTCAGACCCTACGCTGTCAGCATGGTTCGTACACACACAGATCCTGTCCTCAGACCCCTATGACTGTCAGCTGGTTAGTACACACACAGTCCCCGGTCTCAGACCACTTACGACTGTCAGCAATGTTATTACACACACGTTCCCCGTCTTCAAGCCACCTACGACTGTCAGCATGGTTAGTACACACACAGTCCCGGTCCTTGCCAGCAGGGGTAGTCACAGTCCCCGGTCTTCAGACCCTATGGACTGTCAGCATGGTTCGTACACACACAGTCCCCGGTCTTCAGACCACCTACGACTGTCCGCATGGTTAGTACACACACAGTCCCCGGTCCTGCCAGCAGGTTAGTACACAGCCCCGGTCCTCAGACCACCTATGACTGTCAGCATGGATTCGTACACACACAGTCCCCGGTCTCAGACCACCTATGACTGTCAGCATGGTTCGTACACACACATCCCCTGTCTCTCAGACCACCTACGACTGTCAGCATGGTTAGTAACACACAGTCCCCGCGCTTCGACCACTACGACTGTCAGATGGTTAGTACACACACAGTCCCCGTCCTGCCAGCAGGTTAGTACACAGCTCCCCGGTCTCAGACCACCTACGACTGTCAGCATGGTTAGTACACACACAGTCCCCGGTCTTGTCAGCATGGTTAGTACACAGTCCCCGGTCCTCAGACCACCTATGACTGTCAGCATGGTAGGATCCCCTTATGATCATCACCgacagtgtttttgtttttccttgtCATCTCATAAGGATCCAGTCTCAACAACAGCCGTGTTGAGTCAGTTGAAGAGGGAAACATGAGACTCATACATGCTTAAAACAAGTAACAGACACTATTATACCTGTCTGCTTACAGAGAAcactaacacccccccccccctccccagattCCTCTGAGGACCCCTGGTCGTGTTGGAAGAACCCCCCGCACAGTGGAACGCAACAAGGAGAACATGTCCCGCCTGAACGGCACGGTTCTGAGCGGTGTGTTAAGAACCCCTGCCTCACGCTGTAACATCACCGTTAACTCTGTGGCCAGCACCTATTCGGAATTTTCGGTAATTTCCCTAGGTCATCACCTACCTGCCAATCATAAACCCAGCAACACAATCCAGTCAGAGATGTATGTCTGTACAGTGAGAGAATTGCACCAGTCTTATACACTTAAAGGAAAGATTCGCCCATTTTCAATGTATCTCTGAGTTGATGTCCTATCGATTCCTTGGGtcatttcatgtgtatctgagttattggcgttcaagcaggcagaaatccgtCCTGTATTAACGTACCACAGtgataaagtctctctctctacactggaagttaataggaatacgacGTTTAGATCGTTaaaacgtctatcatacatgtcagatttcaatactggccgatgtcATAACTCGGGAAGATGTCTTCTATCCAATGAgacattgatcatattttttttGCGATATTCTTTaatcgggctcccgagtggcgtagctgTCTAAtgtactgcatctcagtacaagaggtgtcactacagtccctggttcgaatccaggctgtcaCACATCCGGCYgtgattgggagtcgcatagtgcggtgcacaattggcccagcgttgccggggtaggccgtcattgtaaataaaaatgtggttcttaactgacttacctagttaaataaaaaatacctcaATGTGTAATTTTACAGAGGGTCTAGCACACTTTTCTTACTTGGTGCCGTTGCCAGAGAGATTATTGAATAAAGGAGCGTATAACGCCCAACCCAGCAGACTGTCGGCCAATCGTGTTCACGTTCACGTCATGCTGCGTCACGTGGTTTGCTAAATTAATCGTCAACGCAATCTCAATGTCAGTGGCTAGAAATGTGCCTATTTTTCTCGAAAGTACataatgtcacgattccaaagctatatATTACATATggcaagttaattatctcacatctcggaAAATATTTGTAACGTTGTACAAAGTATAAATGGCGTTGTGAATGTTAGATTCCACTCTGTGAGGCAcgtcgatctgcaggttgaacatggtgaaattgtagactcctaaattgatagtgctgTTTGTTTAGgtgattttacagctaactagctacgttacatgctgatattgtctttggtattaaTGTGTGTAGCtacatttgctagctagccagccagcccatagagCATTGCATTGTAGATTTTGTTGTCGACTttagctgcaacagatttccaccaaCCTTATTATAACGGCAAAATTAAACACTTGTTCACAAAAAATGTTATTAGTGgctcagcagtctaaggcactgcatctcactgctagaggtgtaactacagaccctggttcgatccggggctgtatcacaaccggccgtgatcgggagtctcataggatggcgcacaattgtcccagcgtcgtccgggttaggggagggtttggccggggtaggacttCATTGtagttaagaatttgttcttaactgacttgcctagataaataaacatTTGCCACTAAATTAGAGGAATATGTGGTTTTAGGWGAATTTTTCCTTTAAGTGAAAGTAAGCTGTCATGAATAGATAACATAGACCGTCTAACTCTACATTCTATTTTAGAAGGATTTTGTCAACATTGAATCCACTGCCATTACCAGGTCTgtatgaatggacatttttatttaacacCGTAACAATCAGTGAGGCTCACCATGCTAAGTTGCTAACCAAGGTTGCATGCTGAAGTTATGCCTACTTTTCAGCTTTGACTAACGGAGTGCAACCGAGAGCCTGGTTCGGTCCGGTTGGCCTAACCATCTTGTGAGGAACAATATTCACATTTTTATTGAAGATCAAACGTACACTGTTGAACTGGGCTGTGTTGCTGGGTTTTCATGTTGACTTTTATCACAAGGTTTTTGGTTAAACTATTGTTATTCTGTGTCTTCTATCCTTCTTCACATTTTATAATAACCTTCTGTTTTTTTTGCACACTGCATGGGAAGTTAAGGGGATGTTCCACTCAAAACAAATCTATATTTTTCCGCTTACCTTCAAGACAGATTTTCCTTCCTGTGTTTTGTCTTCATGCAACGTACAGGACCAGTATGTACCGCATGTATGTTTTTGTATTAGTATCTTTATTCTCCTCCACAGCGAGATCTCTCAAAAGCTTCCAAATCTAACGTCAAGACAGGACATCTGAACTCGACTGGCACTCGTCTCTGAGCTGAAGGATCAGACGGAACCACACCTGTCCTTGAATCATCGGAGTTTTGCGGTTTCTGTCCGGGTCCATTTATTTCTGCATGTCCAGATGAAGGAAATCTATTAACACCTACTGAATGTAACTGCAATGATATCAGAACAGAAACTTGCACTTCTCTCTGAGTCTCTCAGCTCAAATGTTCTTCTAGCTCTGCTGAGGTTTCACTTGTTGTCATCTCTGAGGGCTCTGAACTACTGCCGTGATCCTCCATCTTTGAACTACTGCCGTGATCCTCCATCTTTGAACTACTGCCGTAATCCTgaatcctccatctctctgaggGCTCTGAACTACTGCCGTGATCCtgactcctccatctctctgaggGCTCTGAACTACTGCCGTGATCCTgaatcctccatctctctgaggGCTCTGAACTACTGCCGTGATCCtgactcctccatctctctgaggGCTCTGAACTGGACTTTCTGGCCTCAGGTCTTCCAGTTTTATCACTGTTTATTGTCTGTGTCCCATTTCTACATGTCTAGATGGAGATGTCAACACCTACTGAATGTACTGAACTCTAAAATACTCTACTCATTTGTCAGAAGATTTGAATTATATTCTTCTCGATTTTTAAGCTTCTCTGATCTAAATGAAATGTTGGGAGGACTTGCTTGACCTATGGAAAAACAGTTTTCATTAAACTTTCAACATCCTCTCTATAACACTCAAATGATAAAAAATTATCCATGTTGGTACTTCATATTCTTATGGGGGCTTGTAGCAAATTATGATCATTCTGCCATATAAACATTGGCTTTACACTACATTTAAACAATGATATTTTCAGTCACCTTttccatttttgggggggagggtacCAAAGCAAAGGCATACTCCTTGACTGTTGGTGATTTGCAAACCGTAATTAAATGTTTCTGTTGTATTATTGTGAMTGCAAGTGATAAAGTCATGGCAATGgggtgaaaataaatgtttactcGCAAATCAATAATCCATCACATATCTTTTAAATAATGAATCTATATTCTGATGGAGTTAAACCCCCTGGYTGTGTTCATAAACGGACTGCCACACACTTGTGTTTCAAAATGTtctgctacggtgtgccctactgaacatgacccattAAAAGGTTACTATATTGCTGCACATTCATCTCCAACTTCTCAGCGGTATAATGGGCTCTATTTAATCTGTATCACTGAAGCATTATTTTCCTATTAAGCCTGTAGCGATCTCCGCTCACGTGGGAACATTGCCCTCAAATTTAGAATTTCTGCGATTACGGAATGAATAGAGCCCTCCGTTGTGTCATGAGGCCCTCCCTGTGCTTCTCGTGGACAAGTAGAACCTCTTGTAACATTATCTCTGGTATAACAGCCATTAGTTGTGCTGTGTCATGAGATCCTCCTGTGCTTCTCGTGGACCAGTAGAACCTCTTGTAACATTATCTCTGGTATAACAGCCATTAGTTGTGCTGTGTCATGAGATCCTCCAGGGCCCTCTCCCTGTGCTTCTCATGGACCAGTAGAACCTCTTGTAACATTATCTCTGGTATAACAGCCATTAGTTGTGCTGTGTCATGAGATCCTCCAGGGCCCTCTCCCTGTGGTTCTCGTGGACCAGTAGAACCTCTTTGATGGCACTCTGCTGGAAGCCCATCTCATTGAACTGAGCCAGGAGCTGCAGGAATTCACCAGCCTGGAATAAGAATTCATTATGGAGTGGTattaaacaatgtaaaaaaaaaaaaaatgtaattaacgtTTGCAAGATTTTGCATTTATGGGCTGATTTCCCCTACCTAGTCTAGGAATAAAGATCCTCAATGGAGAAatgattatttaacctttaactagtcaagtcagttaagaacaaattcttattcacaatgacggcctaccaaaaggcaaaaggccccCTTCGGGGACGGGGGCTTGGAtta includes:
- the LOC112068478 gene encoding protein regulator of cytokinesis 1 isoform X1; this encodes MRRSEVHAAESVACLNQALNRLKDIWEEIGIPEDQRLQRTDVVKKHIKGLLDMMITEEDSLRKRLMSSIESCRKELDVLCTELQLSPFEEDEGRTMLQLEKDIRSQLEVMMIQKNQRVKELKTLYKQDRELCDIMCSVPFCIDMDTVPSLEQLDRYHSYLNDLTKEKDRRHREFVGIKRQIIVCMEELDQLPDTSFERDVVCEDEEAFCLSSDNITALQLLLGQLEDRKTENELVCSSYRTKIQELWERLQVPQEERDGMSEHMVKSRKKNMDALQAECHRLEQLKIKNMRNEIEDIRAEVALFWERCYYSLEQRQAFTPYYGDDYTEEMLNLHQEELLSLKKHYENHRELFEGVTRWQESWTLFLQLEKKATDPSRFNNRGGNLLKEEKQRADLQKSLPKLEKILKTQIDLWEEEQYREFLVNGQRFLQYVEEQWELLRLEKEREKNERQLKKNQQIEQDMLYGTAQRTPSKRRLAETPTPGKARKLNATSSISSSTPNSTLRSAFGGTMCQSPVLRPPMSASRIPLRTPGRVGRTPRTVERNKENMSRLNGTVLSGVLRTPASRCNITVNSVASTYSEFSKDFVNIESTAITSEISQKLPNLTSRQDI